GCGGTGGACTCAGCATCAGAGCTGGGGGGTGGGAGTGGGCTGTTGCTGCTTGGGTTCGGGAGGAACCAGGGGGGAGAGATCGATAGGATATTCTTTTGGATACAGGCACTGAGGCACCCTCTGGTCACTGCACGCGGGCCCGCATTGGCTGTAATCTGCGTTACGTTTGAGACACAGGGGAAACAAAATGCATGATATCAACTGTCTctgaatataatttatatatactttttgaGAAATTAAGATTGAGATGACAAGTGACGGATTGGTTGAAATGAGTAGGTAGAGTGGTAgaccaaaaaatttaaatcaattGAGATTGTGATTGGTTTAGTAGTACAAggcaaatttgaattttgagacAGCACGAGTAGAAAACGTAAAAATACATAGAGAGAAAGTAGGAACTTGGGTGTAAACACATAGAAATTTACACGAAATTTAGGAACATTGGTGTTTGAAATGAAGGAATTTTTTAGAAGAGTAAAGTGTCCGTCGTCCCTTGCTTTGGCCTGCCCTACAGGTTGTAAATGTTTGATAGGGTACGTGAAACATATACCTATCTGATTTTTAacgtttgttttattattttggcatatatacaaaattcaaGTCAcctaaagtttctttaatgaaacaacaaatcaccacaaaataactaataactaCGTGAAATTGTTAACCTATATTTTAccttttgtcttattcaaaaacatatatccagatatgcaaaattataagatatacttaaaattcatataacaataaattatattataacaaaataatcagtaattatataattttttaataaaataaatgatgattgtgaatataaaagtcaactgCGTAATatacctaaaaaaaatatagagggtgTACGTCGTTAGGCTTGCAAACGGACAATCAGCATTGGCAAGAAATCAGCTGGGAGGTCACTTCTCTTGGGCTTGCGCCCTGGCAACTGCAATCCACGGTGTGGCGCATTGACAAACATCTCCGAGTGTAAGAGGACATCGTTGGTCACTGGCGATCACCGTCTTGTCGCGAAGAGCCTATAGGGTTACTGCGCCTACCTGGCAGCCTTTGTTCCGGACATGCTGCCCCCGCCATGGCTACGACACACAACGCATcttcgacgccgtcgtcgtggaaGCCCGGGAACGCCTTGGCGGCTGCAAGACCATCAGCAGCAGATGGGAGAACTGGAGAAGATGACGTGCTTGCAGGGCAAGTATATATGGGACGATCTTAGAGATGGGAGCCAATCTTGCGGGAGAACTTTGGGACAAGAACACAAGGGTCACGGACGAGACGCAGCGGTGGAAAGTGCTGGCCGACTTCTGGGAGGAGTTCATTCTCTTCCTCGCGCCGTCGAGCAACACCGACATTCATGCTGACATGCTCGCTGCTCACGCACGCAGGCATCCTGGACTGGAGCGACCCTAATCCTCCTCCTGTCATCCATCTCCGGAACCAACGGTGAGTGAGGCTACAGTGCAACCACTTCGCAAGATTCTGCTGTTTGAGTAATCAATTTCACCCGAAGTGTTCACCTGCTATTTAGCACTATTAGATTGTACATGGTTACTTAAGTACTTCAAGTTTGTATGTGGTGCCGGAAACTTGTCTAAAGTTGTCGTGTTGTAAGTCATGGCGAGTGTAAAGTAGAGCACCATTGTTGCATGTGGTTCTTCTACTACATAACAATATGTTGCTAATATAAGTCGTGCAAAAGGAAGATCGACCCTGATGTTGATGTCGAACCATTGTTTCTCAACTGTAAGGACTGCGGTAGCATATGAGAGCTTCGTTCAGTTTGTTTAGTTAGGAGATATGCCTAGATTTATAATGGCCGTATGCGGTAGAAGAACCCatgctaaaaaaatgaagaggaCACCGACAGAGAGTAGAGCAGCTGGACGTAAATTTGTACAGCCTAGTTCATTATATTTGACCAAAACAAATAGCAGAAACGCAGAGGCATGGCAATGTAGGGAGAATGGTGACCGATGCCAAACTGAGGCTATAACTCTATGAACGAACGATTCCCATGCTCCTGTCACTGGTACAAATGTATAACGATCAACGAACAAGAGTAGGGATATATACTTAGACTATTTATAACCATCGCTAATAAATTCGAACGAATCCatgaaaacaatgaaaatctatatattacaaagtaataaaatttgatgaaaaatgatgaaaaaataatctaccatTGGAATGCTTTTTACATATACAGCCTTTCGCCAGATTGAGAGCCCGATTGGCCAGATGAACCTCTGTAGCAACAATGGCTGAAAGCGGTGTCAAGAAATTATGATCTAGCCTTGAGCTTTTAAAGCGTACAGCAATTCCTAACAGTTCAACGGAAAAATGGGATATATCAGAAGTGCAAGGATAAGAAAAAACATGTGGAAGCTAAATTCATGCGGATATTTGGACTTACCAGATCACCGTGATGGGAAGTAACAGAAGGGTGGAGCTCTAATAGAAGTTTATCCTCCCCTATTCTTTCCAGGCCATCAGATATGCGCATTTTGCCATTACCTATACTGTCCTTCGTTGCAACACTTCCAATGCAGCGGTCCATCCTCATAAAGAGCTCAAGTTCTTCAACTTGCAGAGACAACTGAAGAGCAAtgaactgaaaaaaaacaaacaaaatttacaGCCTTTAGTTAGATCAACCACCAAGAACATTtccaaactaaaatatttataggtgCAAGCAACAAACCTGTACAAGATGCCGAATGGACAAGGTTGGTCGACAACTTATATAGGGCTTCTCCAAGTTAGGGGTACTTTGCTCGtcaagaggaagaagaacaagatGCAAGTTGAACTGCAagataaatacattaaaaattcaGCCGCCTACAAGTTTAGCTTAGAGCCTTAGACACTGCATATTCATGCACATGTCAGTCGCATGGATAGAACAACCAAAACATGAGATAATAAACATAGCAGAGGAATGCATCTTCTAATCATTAGAGCTCAGGAACACTATCACGACATAGAATGGAACATTGctttcttttcctcctttttgAAGCTTATTTCAAACAGCATACAGTTTATGCTGTATCTTAAACTTTCAAACAGCATACCGTTTAGATCATagaaattttctcaattttagGTATAAGAGaacatatttagaaaaaatattgatacaGAAATGAACTAATAATGCATTGCAAATGTAGTACAATACCTGCTTATCCATGTCATCAGTAGTGCGAAGGTGGTCCACCAATTTTGCAACGCGTCCGCTCTTTGCCATCCTGCCATTTGAACCACCAACACTGCCATGTCTTGTTTGGCTCCGTGCTCCATTTTTACCCCATGCAAGCATCTCTCCCCGCAGCGGAGAGGTGGTGAAACTTTCTTTGCCACCTATTAATTCATCAGTCTCCTCAAAGCCATTGTCACTGCTGCCAATGGTTCTGGCAGGAGATGCTCGTGATGCAGGCCTTTTCCTACCCCTTTTTGGCCTTAAATCTGGACAGTGATCATCAGCAGAGGATGACTCCTTGGTGGCATCAATGGCATTTGCTTCTTCTCTACCTTCGTCATCCGATCCAGTAGGGGCAATATCAGGAACAACAGTTTTAGCTCTACCCCGTGTTCGCATGTTTCTCCTGTACTTCCTTGCAAAAACTGTGGCAGTTGCTTTGGCTGTCGAACGCTTTTTACCAACTGCTTCTGACTGTCTTCGAATTGTTTCCTCGATTGTTGCTTGGATCttccatgaaaaaataatttgaaatatgATGATAAAATAGATGGTGAAAAGACAATTCAATTTTGTATCAATATTTTGCTTCAGATGTAAGATACAGGTTACTGGTCTTATGATAGTACCAAAGAGATAAGCTCACCTTTTTGTTCCgactcctctcctcttcacTGAAAGCAAGTTCCTGCgcgtaaaaaatattataagtgCCTAGGccaaagaaaaccaaaactaaaaaagtgACAAGGCATCACCTCTTCCTCATATTTATCAATATCTGGATACAAGGCAGCAATCAATGCATCATAATTAGGATCATCCCTCAAAGAACGTCTGCTTGCACAGTGAGTGCGGCAAGCTGGGCATTCATTATTTCTGCAAAATAAGTGCATTATTCATATTCTCAAACAAAGAATGTTTTCTTCTATTGTTTAGAAACCATTATCTGTAAATTCCACGTTTAAACTGATATTATGCACAAGTGATGTATGGCAACGTACCCTAGCCGCATAGATTTATCTATGCAATCCCTGCAAAACCGGTGCAAACATTCCATAACAGTTCTTGTCTTCCGGATAATCCCTGCAAAGTAAAATGATCACAGTTCTTATGGCAGTCCCATCTGACAGAAAATGGTACATGTAGATTAccattaaatctaaaatttcaaacttgcaacttagaaattttattactTGGAGTTCTTCCAATGCATGAAAATAGTATTTAACATATACTGTTAAAATATGTTTGCTGTCGATGTTTTGTAAAATGAAGAGGTGATAAACTGCACCTTATGGTTTATAATTGGGTAGAAGCACTACCATTGGTTATAACACAGGATATTTAGCCCATATAATAATTGCTACAGAAACTACATATGGAGTGATTCTGTAATCAGTAGAGATGCAGCCACAGTGACTATGAAATAATACTGTCAGCAGTAACTGTCCAAACCAACAATGGAAGTAACATTTCCAGACCAACAATACATGTgttcatgataaaaaaaaagaatcagattCTCCTGAGCATGCAATTAGAATTAGAAATTCAACCATATAGGCTATAGTTCCTGTAGTTCAAATGTCTTTAGTAAGAAAACAGAATTGAAAAATTCTAGTGTTGAAAAATCTAGCAGTATGGTAGCCATGctaaattcattcatctaTTTGGCAATTAAGATGCACATAATAGTGCGTTTATTTAATGACATACTAATGACAACAGGGTTGACTACGCTAGTTTAAATCATCTTACACAACAGTGCTCCAGATGGTTTCTATGTTAGGTTAAATAATGTAGCTACAAAAAGGTTCATGTGTGCACATACATGTAAGGATGCATGGATTAGCATGTATTGTTCAACTTTCAGGCTTGAAATATGAATAATCAAGATTACATCCAAATCTCTGGAATTATCCACCTAGCCAACCAATGTAGGTGTGTGGCACTGAGATTTGTTCTCTCCTTTCCATCTTGTAATCCATGTACATAACTGCTTTCTACTCACTTATTAAGATAACACTAGGTCACTAGGAACGCTTGCTtcagtttcaaaataaaattctctaCGAAATTTGAGGGGGGAAATCCATACCTAAACATATAGGGCATTGGACCTCCTTTCGAATTTCTGCTAATTTCACTACAATAAACCTGCATGAGAAAAAGGTTCATATGAGCTTTAGGATGTGGGAAACATTACTTTTCAGCATGTATGCACTGGACAttgatcttaaatttataccATGCCTCCAAGTgcagtgaaaaataaagtagtgCAGCATTAGCTTCAAACAATATAGCATTAAGAAACAACTCAAAGATGGAAAAGAGGCGAGATATAACTGAAGGCCAGTAAGTCGAGCTGAATATTTGAGCACATTAGACTATCCAGGAGGTCTCACATATAGCGATGGTCCTTCCTGAAAACTGCCTAGACTATCATCTATCATGGTCCAAATTATAATGATGTAATGAGGTAACGTTTTGCCAGTAACACAACCTAATCCGGTTTAATATCAAATCTGATTAGAATCTTGAATCTCATGTGCATCCATAGATGCACATTTAAGACGACCCtctgaaagagagagagggcatTGCCCCTATAGAAAAGAAACATGATTACAGCCGACTTTCAAGCCTCCAAAGCAAGCAGAGTTAGAACACCTGATTAAGGCAATATCAACCAAAATCAACTGTCTGGGTAAGCGAAATTATAAAAACTCACAATCAATGGAAAAATACTAGCATACATCCAAGGAAAAACAACTGTTAAACAGAACTCTTCCAAGCTTCAATGAATCAATGTTCAAATGAAACCACGTCGAACAGAGCAATTCAGATGAAA
This is a stretch of genomic DNA from Oryza brachyantha chromosome 1, ObraRS2, whole genome shotgun sequence. It encodes these proteins:
- the LOC102708662 gene encoding putative E3 ubiquitin-protein ligase RING1a is translated as MPAQKRRLSSSPSSRPRDHVETNGMAASSSSSRAAGGSGSGGGGGGGGSGGGVSQAPRGGAAAKRTADPQPQREGDSDAEFGGGVDGDSESSQSDGDMDEFIVVKLAEIRKEVQCPICLGIIRKTRTVMECLHRFCRDCIDKSMRLGNNECPACRTHCASRRSLRDDPNYDALIAALYPDIDKYEEEELAFSEEERSRNKKIQATIEETIRRQSEAVGKKRSTAKATATVFARKYRRNMRTRGRAKTVVPDIAPTGSDDEGREEANAIDATKESSSADDHCPDLRPKRGRKRPASRASPARTIGSSDNGFEETDELIGGKESFTTSPLRGEMLAWGKNGARSQTRHGSVGGSNGRMAKSGRVAKLVDHLRTTDDMDKQFNLHLVLLPLDEQSTPNLEKPYISCRPTLSIRHLVQFIALQLSLQVEELELFMRMDRCIGSVATKDSIGNGKMRISDGLERIGEDKLLLELHPSVTSHHGDLELLYALKAQG